aaataagttagtattaaagttttgtcaagaaattttaaggtttcggtaattaattaggtgaaaaggactaaattgaactaagtgCAAAATTTGtgagatgtgattaaatagcttaagtatttaaaaagatggatttaaagagcaattagacccaaaggttaatggctggacggtttgggtatgaaataagcaagaaaacaatgtgagcaaggggcaaaattggaaatagcataaaagttagtaattaaataatgatgtaattgaaaaatctagacatttcttcatctttctcagccGGAAACGCCGTAGCAGGTCTActatgctggtttttcatatttttgcaccatgtaagttcaatttttactttttcttagtaatttttatgtttttgtgacttttacaattaggtccagtcatctaattcattagtttttgatttggtggaTGAAATTGGAAGTTCCCCTGGCTGAGTAAgggtattttatgatgaattattatgaaattgaagttctaatttcatattaaggttgttttattaagtcattttgatagaaaatggtatttatgacctaattgtgaaaaagttgtgaattagatgttggtgttgaaattgagaatatcaaaggttgtgaaataatttataatgataaataaagtgttaattgagaaaaaattagttcaattgatgggtgaattgagtagggactaaattgtaaaaactataaattttagggtaaaagtataatttcaaaatttgaacagcataaattgtgaagtgaagtagaaatcaaataaatgctaatgagtagaaataatttatattatagatcaagagaaacgagattcaagtcgtgatcgagggaaaaataaagtttacgaggaataggctcgattgctaatattttatatcgaggtaaggtcatatgatttttaataatgcaatgtgtaatttaatgttttgaaatgaaaatttcatgaatgatatagtatattattgtatataaaatgtcaataaactgtgataattgtaaaatgatatttgaataaaagtacaaattaaatggaacaacggacttgagtactttcattcagtggctaagacgaattgacggaaaagaccatggttggaccatggcagcatgtgaaatgtgatttccgtataagaccatagctgggctatggcttcggagaaatgtgatatgtgctactgtataagaccatatctgggatatggcatcagtgtgatacgtgatccgtgtaagaccatggctgggctatggcctcggtatgtgatatgtgactatgtgcaagaccatagttttactatggcattgtgataatgaggtactcaattccgtaatcattccctaatttgattatgaacgaaaatgtaaaatggcccgaaaagattaagaattggtgaatactatgaaaatgacacgatttggaataagttcttgatacttgatgacattgagattatggatctatgcttatgaagcataattatgtgttcttaccattatggatgaaatgatattgtatggatttagtgaataatagtggtgaatgaataaatatggccttggcagttttggattactgcagtagtgtaacttttgaaattcaccataaattgtggaaattgagttacgGGCTGagtaaaatatgagattaaagcctgatgagtctagtttcatatagaggaaacggtacatgcaattggattttatgttatgagatatttaaattgttgtgagacagagtctgaatgacttcgagatcccctgttctgattttagaaaatcattagaaattgtacaaaaataattatgagttttaatttatatatttaaaatccttatcgagtctattttcaagatggatagacgggaacatcatccaagtcccgaattatgagataaataatttttagtgaagagagatcagaactgttggacagcgaaacaggggaaattttaatgaataaactgtactaaatggctaaaccaaaaattctggaaattttatggaagaaaggtatatgaatctagtttcaaggaaaattaacggaacttaatttgaagttccgtagctccagaaataaattgTTTAGTAAATGTATCTCGATAAAACAGTTTAAGCTGAGTATGTATAATTATACAATTGTGGTGTTTTATCTTAAAAGCAtgttggtaattgcttattaatttcatatggacttactaagcatttatgcttactccctccttttcattccttgtagttttgacaagccagctcggaaatcgggaacagTCGGAGacccactcacactatccgtataccatcttggcataatggcttgtatattttgagtatggcatgtatagcattataatcattttgtgtatatggtcttatgatatggatattgagtggtatggaaatgcttggtaataattagccattggaatggctaatcatgatcatatttggtgttatgtatgctaaattgctagctaatccatggaaaccatgaaataggcaaaatttaccataaaatagattcagacagcagcagtgatgtgagtttgaaaaatcattaaaaatagtagagatacaattagatgatgcataaaatatggaattgaagaattattagtctattttcatatggatgaaacaaaacaggtatatgagttatattttatgagaagtttaattttttgtgaaacagggccagagcgatttctggatcccctattctgactttgggaattcaccataaattgtacaaatataattagaagttatgctttatatgtacagattccttattgagtctagttttattagaaacaaacggaatagtcattgaaactctgtacagggagatatctgattcgtaatacacagaggtcagagcagtcgaaccctaaaataggggagactttaactaataaactgtactaattggcgtgaccaaaaattgtagaaaaaaattagtagatagatatatgagcctagtttaaggaaaaatttacggaatttgatttcgagtttcggaactcgagatatgaatttttaagcaactatgacgcagttggatAGCTTGTccaaatttgtttaagtgctcaaacaagtttagtaatgcctcgtgctcgactccggcgacggtctcgggtaagggggcgttacacTGGATGCTTCATTTTTTCGGTCCAACCAAGCCAACCATAAATCATtctaattgaaaatattaatctGGATACCTCCCCCCCAAAATGAAATGGATCTCTAATTGCACTTCATTACACTTCACGCTACAAATTTTTGATAATTCAATCAATCTTTTTTGGGCGAAACAGAGGATATCTCGATCGGGTGAGAGAACGGGGGAATCCCATATGACCCAATATATTTGACAAGTCGCACTATACGTCAACCCAAACTGCATCTTCCTCTCCCGGATTTCGAAAAAGAACTTTTGGAACACCAATAGGcattaaaggaaagaaaaagaattaaatactATATTTCACTTTGATCTGGAAGCGTAATAATGGTCTTAATAATATTGGCCTCATATTTTATACATAGATAGAATAAGGCCTAAAATAAAGAAAGACAGAATGAATGAATGAGAATTCTTACCAATAGGTCCTTTGAATGATGAACAAATAGGGATGCGTTCATTCATAAAAAAATAGGACCAACTCCCATTGCGTATTGATACTTATCGGGTATAGAATAGATTtgcttctcttttttcttctgtGCCGAATTCTTCCCTTAATTACTAATGGAATAGAACAAATATTAATCCTTTCTCCGAAAGAATCCACCCAAAAGGGGAGGTATTCTAATGCAATAAAGTTACATAGTGTCTATTTTTCGTTGATAAAGGGGTATTTCCATGGGTTTGCCTTGGTATCGTGTTCATACTGTCGTATTGAATGATCCCGGTCGCTTGCTTTCTGTTCATATAATGCATACGGCTCTGGTTGCTGGTTGGGCCGGTTCAATGGCTCTATATGAATTAGCCGTTTTTGATCCCTCCGATCCAATTTAATAAAGAAAGAGTTCGTGTCCAAAatcatgatattttttttaattgattcaatTTAAAAAAGACCTAAAGTTAGGGATTTATCAATCGGTAATGTTGCTCCAATACCCAACCAAAGGGCTACTGCAGTACCAATCAAAAAAACGGTTGTCGCTACTGGACGACGAAATGGATTTTGGAATTTATTAACATTTTCCAAAAACGGTACTGTTAATAATCCCGCGGGTACTAAAACCATTAAAAGAACACCCAATAACTTGTTGGTACTTTACGAAGTATTTGAAATATAGGAAAGAAATACCATTCAGGTAATATTTCCAAAGGAGTTGCAAAGAGTAATAGGGTATACTATTTGACAGGAGCCACAATCTTTTGTTAGGGGGTTTTGCTTGGTGCAGCCATGGTCTCATAGGTATGGTGTTCGGTGATGCTCACTTCCTGGTGAAGATTTACCTAATGGAGTATGCGTAAGTCAAGTGGTTGTGTAATTACTAAAAAGGTATATTTGTTATAGGGTCTAGGTTCAATCCCATCAATAGTAACCATATATGTTTAAATAGTTCATCTAAATCTCACATTCTCGTGTGCAGTCGCTATCTTTTTAATTTGCGCTTCTTCAAACACAAACTTTTGACAaaatcgaaaaataaaattctccaTCTGATATGCTGGCTGGCATTTTACAAACTCCTACCAAAGAGTTGACCTTAGACACTAAACCGTCATCAAAATTGACAGATAAAACTCCATAAAAAATAATACCAACTCATTGAAAGATTCACCAGCTTTCAAATGAAACACGTGGCATACGCTTCCCTCAACAAGGAGGAAACACTCCGCCCAAATAATGGGTGGGCAAGGCAGTATTTGAACGTTCTCTAGTTCCTTTGTTGTTCGATCATTTAATATGTAACCTCTTTGGCTGTTGAAATCTTTTCCTGACAAGAAAAAGACTATTTTGTCCATTAGCAAGGTTAAAACCTCTGTCAAACATCTCATTCTTTTGGAACTTGTCTCGCTCATTGCAGGCTTTCCAGGCGGATCCAATGTTTCCTAGAGTTGGATGCTTTTTTAGAAGAGACGCTAGTATCTGTATACTACATTTCTAATGTTCGAATCCAACAGTTTAGCATAAACCTTTATAAAGATTGGTTCCTTACGGTATTTAGGAAATTTAAATTCAAGTTAGCTTTACTTCATTCAGCTACCTGCAGAGTACGTTCTTACCTGTGATCAGTTTTCCACTGGTAACAGTAtttatagtttaattaattgataaaagtatttttagttaattagttgATGTTTTAGTAAAGTAAAAATCAATGTCTATATATTGACCATTAGTGTATATATAGGGAAGTGTAAAATCCACATTAAAGcaactcaaattcataaaaagaaACAGCATTGAATATCTATTCCAATACATTGaaaaatgtatatatgttttggtttgaatgTAGAACATGTCTTTAGGAGAACCTGGTTAATTGTAAACCATGTATTTGGGAGTTGCACTGAACTTTTGATAACCTTTGATCACTTTGTTCACAGCATCAAGGAAGTCTTTCTCTGTCACAGTTTTTCTCCGAGCCCGAATGGCATACATTCCAGCCTCTGTGCACACGCTTCTTATGTCAGCTCCTGCAGGAGGACAAAAACCATAAAATCTCAAGACCACTACGAGTAAAACAAAAGTTGGTAAGTAAAATCAAATAACACAAGGAACACCAAAAGATGACCCTACCAGTGGAATTAGGACACAGCCTGGCTAAAAGCTCAAATCTAATGTCACGCTCACAATTCATCGTTCTTGTGTGAATTTTGAATATTTGTGTCCGACTCTCCAAATCAGGAAGACCAAACTCGACCTTGCGATCCAAACGTCCAGGACGTAATAATGCAGGATCTAGTGTGTCTGgcctgaaaaaagaaaaaaaaaagaccaaaatgGCAAAAAAATCATATTCTCTATATATTCAAACACTTgtacaattaatcaaataaaaccTTCAGCGAACATTATTAGCTTAAAGAATGGCGTAAAGATGCAAATATTTCTGAATGTTTCACAAAACAAAAAGATGCGAAGAGAGGTGAAATTATAGGTTGCAACTTTAACCTGTTTGTTGCCATCAGGACTTTGATGTTTCCACGAGCATCAAAGCCATCAAGCTGGTTCACAATCTCAAGCATAGTACGCTGAACCTCATTGTCTCCCCCCACACCATCATCAAAGCGTGCACCCCGATGGCATCAACTTCATCAAAGAACACAATGCACGCTTTTTTTGAACGTGCCATCTGCAGCAGATATCATCTTTGTTTACTATTGGCAAAAGGGAAAGGTAATCTATAATAACTTCAACGGATAACTTAAACAATGAAAACTTAGCAGGTTATAACCTGAAACAACTCTCGAACCATTCTAGCTCCTTCACCAACATACTTCTGAACCAGCTCACTTCCAATAACACGAATGAAGCAAGCATCAGTTCTGTTTGCAACAGCTCTAGCAAGAAGTGTCTTGCCAGTTCCAGGAGGACCATAGCAAAGAACACCCTTAGGAGGATCGATTccaagcttcacaaatttctctGGATGAAGC
The sequence above is drawn from the Gossypium hirsutum isolate 1008001.06 chromosome A05, Gossypium_hirsutum_v2.1, whole genome shotgun sequence genome and encodes:
- the LOC107958339 gene encoding LOW QUALITY PROTEIN: 26S proteasome regulatory subunit 7A (The sequence of the model RefSeq protein was modified relative to this genomic sequence to represent the inferred CDS: inserted 1 base in 1 codon), with protein sequence MAPEPEDEIKDEKNPRPLDEDDIALLKTYGLGPYSTSIKKVEKEIKEMAKKVNDLCGIMESDTGLAAPSQWDLVSDKQMMQEEQPLQVARCTKIINPNTEDAKYVINVKQIAKFVVGLGDKVSPTDIEEGMRVGVDRNKYQIQIPLPPKIDPSVTMMTVEEKPDVTYNDVGGCKEQIEKMREVVELPMLHPEKFVKLGIDPPKGVLCYGPPGTGKTLLARAVANRTDACFIRVIGSELVQKYVGEGARMVRELFQMARSKKACIVFFDEVDAIXGARFDDGVGGDNEVQRTMLEIVNQLDGFDARGNIKVLMATNRPDTLDPALLRPGRLDRKVEFGLPDLESRTQIFKIHTRTMNCERDIRFELLARLCPNSTGADIRSVCTEAGMYAIRARRKTVTEKDFLDAVNKVIKGYQKFSATPKYMVYN